One region of Candidatus Electrothrix rattekaaiensis genomic DNA includes:
- a CDS encoding adenylosuccinate lyase family protein, producing the protein MFSTPELEALFDEQAVLQRWLAFEAALATAQGKLGMIPAEAATEIQARAKLEHIDLDSVREGYSKSRNSVVPLLGGLRRACRDGHGEYVHYGATTQDVLDTGQILSFKEILKILYRDLLTLEEMCLKLAEEHRTTPMVARTHGQQALPTTFGLKVAGWLAEIRRHIERIKHLQATVCVGQLSGAVGTYAALGTQGLAVAEETMQLLGLDHDPLSWHTSRDRIAELASDFALLVMTLAKIANEILQLQKTEIDELREPSLSGALSSSTMPHKQNPVICQRVNALAKHVRALAGTVMESSLHEHERDPRALWAEWLAVPQLCIYTGTALQSMIGVLSGLTVRTEQMLANLHQRKDLISTEWLLFQLSKSRGKNQALEKLHGLAASAAESGISLKEGVLADAEIGSLFTAADLASLDRPEQYIGHAVEIVDRILADIRSLRQGDSE; encoded by the coding sequence GTGTTCAGTACACCGGAGCTGGAAGCCCTGTTTGATGAGCAGGCTGTGCTGCAACGCTGGCTTGCTTTTGAGGCGGCCTTGGCTACGGCTCAGGGAAAGCTCGGTATGATCCCGGCAGAGGCAGCAACGGAAATCCAGGCTCGGGCAAAGCTGGAACATATTGATCTGGACAGTGTCCGGGAAGGGTATAGTAAAAGTCGTAATTCAGTGGTTCCTCTGCTGGGTGGTCTCCGGCGGGCCTGCCGGGACGGGCACGGCGAATATGTCCATTACGGGGCCACGACCCAGGATGTGCTGGATACCGGCCAGATCCTTTCTTTTAAAGAGATCTTGAAGATACTGTACCGGGATCTTCTGACCTTGGAAGAGATGTGCCTGAAGCTGGCAGAAGAGCATCGCACAACCCCTATGGTTGCGAGAACCCACGGCCAGCAGGCTTTACCCACCACCTTCGGCCTGAAGGTTGCTGGCTGGCTGGCAGAGATCCGCCGCCATATCGAGCGGATCAAACATCTGCAAGCCACGGTTTGTGTTGGACAACTCAGTGGGGCGGTGGGTACCTATGCCGCTTTAGGTACCCAGGGACTTGCTGTTGCCGAGGAAACCATGCAGCTTCTCGGGCTTGATCATGATCCACTTTCCTGGCATACCAGCAGAGACAGGATCGCTGAATTGGCTTCGGATTTTGCTCTCTTAGTTATGACGCTGGCCAAGATCGCCAATGAGATCTTGCAGCTCCAGAAGACCGAGATTGATGAACTCCGAGAACCGTCGCTCTCTGGTGCGCTATCCAGCAGTACCATGCCTCATAAGCAAAATCCGGTTATCTGTCAGCGGGTGAATGCCTTGGCAAAACATGTTCGAGCCCTCGCAGGAACGGTCATGGAAAGCAGCCTGCATGAGCATGAGCGTGATCCGCGTGCGCTCTGGGCAGAATGGTTGGCTGTGCCGCAACTCTGCATCTACACAGGAACCGCCTTGCAGTCTATGATTGGGGTTCTCTCCGGGCTGACAGTGCGAACAGAGCAGATGCTGGCGAATCTGCATCAGCGGAAAGACCTCATCTCCACGGAGTGGTTACTTTTTCAACTCAGTAAGAGCAGGGGAAAAAATCAGGCCTTGGAAAAGCTGCATGGCTTAGCAGCCTCGGCTGCGGAGAGTGGTATCAGTCTGAAAGAGGGTGTCCTGGCGGATGCAGAAATAGGTTCGCTGTTTACCGCAGCAGATCTTGCCTCGCTTGATCGACCGGAGCAGTACATTGGTCATGCTGTGGAGATTGTGGATCGAATACTTGCAGATATCCGTAGCCTGAGGCAGGGGGATTCAGAGTAA
- the asnS gene encoding asparagine--tRNA ligase: MKPRIKELLDTEPSEQQVVIEGWVRTCRNSGSLCFIELTDGSCLSGIQVIAESELKNYADEIRHISTGTAVKATGILVESPAKGQAVEIQAESIEILGSADPSSYLLQKKRHSFEFLRSISHLRPRTNALGAVARIRSELNFAIHRFFRDQGFFQVHTPIITTSDCEGAGEMFTVTALSDKELGKENPFTHDFFGRKAGLTVSGQLQAEIYALSHGRVYTFGPTFRAENSNTSRHLAEFWMLEPEMAFCDLDCDIEIAEALIQDLISTVLENCADDLDLFNRFISKGLIEKLKTVCQQPFTRMTYSQAIQELEGTKQPFEYPVAWGSDLQAEHERFLCEEIAGRPVIVTDYPKSIKPFYMRQNEDGKTVAAMDILVPGIGELVGGSQREERLDLLTARMQDAGLDPQEYSWYLDLRQYGSVSHSGFGLGFERLVQFVTGMSNIRDVIPFPRTPGNAPC; the protein is encoded by the coding sequence ATGAAACCACGCATTAAAGAACTTCTGGACACCGAACCGAGTGAGCAGCAAGTCGTCATAGAGGGCTGGGTACGGACCTGTCGAAATTCCGGCAGCCTCTGCTTTATCGAACTTACAGACGGTTCCTGTTTGTCTGGAATACAGGTTATCGCCGAATCAGAGCTGAAAAATTACGCCGATGAGATCCGACATATCAGCACCGGCACAGCGGTCAAGGCCACCGGCATCCTGGTGGAATCACCAGCCAAAGGTCAGGCCGTAGAAATCCAAGCAGAAAGCATTGAGATACTCGGATCTGCCGACCCGAGCAGCTATCTTTTGCAAAAAAAGCGACACAGCTTCGAATTTCTCCGCTCCATCAGCCATCTGCGTCCACGCACAAATGCATTAGGTGCCGTTGCCCGCATTCGCTCCGAGCTGAATTTTGCTATCCATCGTTTTTTTCGAGATCAAGGATTCTTTCAGGTACATACACCAATCATCACCACCTCGGACTGCGAAGGTGCTGGTGAAATGTTTACCGTCACAGCTCTGTCCGACAAGGAACTGGGAAAGGAAAACCCTTTTACCCATGATTTTTTTGGACGTAAAGCTGGCTTAACGGTCAGCGGACAATTGCAGGCAGAAATTTACGCTCTCTCTCATGGCCGAGTCTACACCTTTGGCCCGACCTTTCGCGCGGAAAATTCAAATACCAGCCGCCATTTGGCCGAGTTCTGGATGCTGGAGCCGGAAATGGCCTTTTGTGATCTGGATTGCGACATAGAAATCGCTGAGGCCCTTATTCAGGATTTGATCAGCACCGTGCTGGAAAATTGCGCGGATGACCTTGACCTCTTCAACCGATTTATCAGCAAGGGCTTGATTGAAAAGCTGAAAACAGTCTGCCAACAGCCCTTTACTCGCATGACCTATAGCCAAGCGATCCAAGAGTTGGAGGGAACGAAACAGCCATTTGAATACCCTGTTGCCTGGGGAAGTGATCTTCAGGCGGAACACGAACGTTTCCTTTGCGAAGAAATTGCAGGCAGACCCGTGATTGTCACAGATTACCCCAAGAGCATCAAACCATTTTATATGCGCCAGAATGAGGACGGCAAGACAGTTGCGGCAATGGATATCCTGGTTCCGGGTATCGGAGAACTGGTGGGCGGTAGCCAACGGGAGGAACGGCTGGATCTCTTAACAGCCCGCATGCAAGATGCCGGGCTTGATCCGCAAGAATATAGCTGGTACTTGGACCTACGTCAGTACGGCTCTGTGTCCCATTCTGGCTTTGGTCTCGGTTTTGAACGACTGGTTCAGTTCGTCACTGGCATGAGCAATATTCGGGACGTGATCCCCTTCCCGAGGACACCGGGTAATGCGCCCTGCTGA
- a CDS encoding UDP-N-acetylmuramoyl-L-alanyl-D-glutamate--2,6-diaminopimelate ligase has product MTKMTSPAVKGLDELLSCLPVELAAEVLHDDYDEAAGKCTGITCDSRAAGPGSLFVAVKGAQADGHDFIAQALAQGSCWLVVEDDPGPLPSVTVVRVNNTAEALGWLSAAFYDFPAQSLTLVGLTGTNGKTTVSWMVEQVLFSAGYQVGVIGTVNYRYRDGSGRQVVEPAPLTTPGQVQLQRLLREMADQGVTHVVMETSSHALFLGRLAGLLFDVALFTNLSRDHLDFHGSMEEYFAAKKLLFTRHLKQEGQAVIVTEPSGMEGINWGDQLCQELLGQQALGQQIPIAVLACGFQPQAAINADKLSQDINGFSCELSLAGERLAFHSRLTGSYNVLNLLAAAGVGRALGMDAHRIVSGLKEVGQVPGRLERVLLPGVSEDEQPCVLVDYAHTPDALKNVLQTLRSLAEGQLICVFGCGGDRDQGKRPLMGAVAAECASISIVTSDNPRSEDPSTIMQQVAQGAASIGAVELTIEELFGDQAVRYGDFPGFVCLEDRKTAVHVACVLAGPGDIVLLAGKGHEDYQVLGQERIFFDDRVEGINGLLRWTIPHLLKALQGRTIIQQGKQTSLFGQISTDTRTLAQGDIFVALTGENFDGHDYLGTAAEAGAAVVIAQQEVEKDVLPEHVVVLQVSDTLIALGQLAAYRRRLLGRNLSLVAITGSCGKTTVKEMTAVIFHRHFEENETASAVTAGIDPVLKTGGNFNNLIGLPLSLLPVNALHKIAVMEMGMNQFGEIARLTEIADPDIACITNVQAAHLEGLGSIAGVAQAKGELFVGMRPDTVAVVNYDDPYVRRLPKNSEKIIGFACTPAGRRHKPAVRATRIVDQGAEGMRFTLHIEEWQERISVRAPGMHNVSNCLAAAAMAHAGGVAPETIIAALSDFQSTDKRMQMMTLPGGVRVLNDCYNANPASMVAALRTVSGFGQDCRRIALLGDMLELGAEADAAHAEVGRQAAELGYDQLAVIGSFAEQAAQGACRAGMAEERVHVFTDTHGMADWLYQEMIQSGVVAGDWLLLKGSRGMRMEVVLQEIEQRFTTGINEKEYLL; this is encoded by the coding sequence ATGACGAAAATGACTAGCCCGGCTGTCAAGGGTCTTGATGAGTTGTTGTCCTGCCTCCCGGTCGAACTGGCTGCGGAGGTTCTTCATGATGATTATGATGAGGCAGCGGGGAAATGCACCGGAATTACTTGTGATTCGAGAGCAGCCGGGCCGGGAAGCCTGTTTGTCGCCGTCAAGGGTGCCCAGGCTGACGGGCATGATTTTATTGCCCAAGCCCTAGCCCAGGGGAGCTGCTGGCTGGTGGTTGAGGATGACCCCGGTCCTCTGCCTAGTGTGACAGTGGTCCGAGTGAACAACACTGCTGAGGCCTTGGGTTGGCTTTCCGCAGCTTTTTATGATTTTCCGGCTCAATCCCTGACTCTGGTCGGCTTGACCGGGACCAACGGCAAGACCACGGTCTCTTGGATGGTTGAGCAGGTGCTCTTCAGCGCAGGCTATCAGGTCGGGGTGATCGGCACAGTAAATTACCGCTACCGGGACGGTTCCGGCAGGCAGGTTGTTGAACCTGCTCCGTTGACCACGCCGGGTCAGGTACAGCTCCAGCGGCTTTTGCGAGAGATGGCTGATCAGGGCGTGACCCATGTGGTGATGGAAACCTCTTCCCATGCCTTATTTCTGGGACGGTTGGCCGGACTTCTGTTTGATGTTGCCCTGTTTACCAATCTGAGCCGGGATCATCTGGATTTTCATGGCAGCATGGAGGAATATTTTGCCGCCAAGAAGCTGCTCTTCACCCGTCATCTCAAGCAAGAGGGGCAGGCCGTGATAGTCACGGAGCCCAGCGGCATGGAGGGGATAAACTGGGGTGATCAGCTTTGTCAGGAACTGCTCGGGCAGCAGGCTCTTGGGCAACAGATTCCTATTGCGGTGCTTGCTTGCGGTTTTCAGCCGCAGGCGGCGATCAATGCCGACAAGCTCAGCCAGGATATCAACGGGTTTTCCTGCGAACTTTCCTTGGCCGGAGAACGGCTTGCCTTTCATTCCCGCCTGACAGGTTCATATAATGTCCTTAATCTGCTGGCCGCTGCCGGGGTAGGCAGGGCCTTGGGAATGGACGCGCACCGGATTGTTTCCGGCCTGAAAGAGGTCGGCCAAGTGCCGGGCCGTTTGGAGCGGGTGCTGTTGCCGGGTGTCAGTGAAGATGAGCAGCCCTGTGTTCTGGTTGATTATGCCCATACCCCGGATGCCCTGAAAAACGTCCTCCAGACCCTGCGATCTTTAGCCGAAGGACAGCTGATTTGCGTGTTCGGTTGCGGCGGTGATCGAGATCAGGGAAAACGTCCTCTGATGGGTGCGGTTGCAGCGGAATGCGCCAGTATCTCCATAGTGACCTCGGATAATCCCCGCTCAGAAGACCCCAGCACTATTATGCAGCAGGTTGCTCAGGGGGCCGCTTCCATCGGTGCTGTTGAGCTGACAATTGAAGAGTTGTTCGGAGATCAGGCGGTTCGGTATGGTGATTTTCCCGGTTTTGTCTGTCTTGAGGACAGAAAGACCGCCGTGCATGTTGCCTGCGTTTTGGCTGGCCCCGGTGATATTGTTCTGCTGGCTGGCAAGGGACATGAAGACTATCAGGTACTTGGGCAGGAGCGGATATTTTTTGATGATCGGGTGGAGGGAATCAACGGACTTTTGCGCTGGACCATCCCACATCTGCTCAAGGCTCTTCAGGGCAGGACAATAATTCAGCAGGGGAAACAAACCAGTCTTTTCGGTCAGATTTCCACTGACACCAGAACGCTGGCGCAAGGGGATATCTTTGTCGCCCTGACCGGGGAGAATTTTGACGGCCATGATTATCTGGGCACAGCGGCTGAGGCTGGGGCTGCGGTGGTTATTGCTCAGCAGGAGGTGGAGAAAGATGTTCTGCCCGAGCATGTTGTTGTTCTTCAGGTTTCAGATACGCTGATCGCTTTGGGTCAACTGGCCGCCTATCGGCGTAGGCTGTTGGGTCGAAATCTGTCTCTTGTCGCTATTACAGGCAGTTGCGGAAAGACCACGGTCAAGGAGATGACAGCAGTAATTTTTCATCGCCATTTTGAGGAAAACGAGACAGCTTCGGCGGTCACCGCCGGTATTGACCCTGTGCTCAAGACCGGAGGGAATTTTAACAACCTGATCGGCCTGCCCCTGTCCCTGCTGCCGGTGAACGCACTTCATAAAATCGCGGTGATGGAGATGGGCATGAATCAGTTTGGCGAGATCGCTCGGCTCACTGAAATCGCTGACCCGGATATCGCCTGCATCACCAATGTGCAAGCGGCCCATCTTGAGGGGCTGGGGAGCATTGCAGGTGTTGCGCAAGCTAAAGGCGAGCTTTTCGTTGGGATGCGACCGGATACCGTGGCAGTGGTCAATTATGATGATCCCTATGTGCGTCGGTTGCCGAAGAATTCGGAAAAGATCATCGGCTTTGCCTGTACTCCTGCCGGTCGTCGTCATAAGCCTGCTGTGCGGGCTACCCGGATTGTCGATCAAGGGGCCGAGGGGATGCGTTTTACCCTTCATATCGAGGAATGGCAGGAACGAATTAGCGTCCGGGCTCCGGGGATGCATAATGTGAGCAATTGTTTAGCTGCGGCGGCAATGGCCCATGCTGGCGGGGTTGCTCCTGAAACTATCATTGCCGCTTTGAGTGATTTTCAGAGTACGGATAAGCGGATGCAGATGATGACCCTTCCCGGCGGGGTCCGAGTGCTCAATGATTGCTATAATGCCAATCCGGCCTCAATGGTAGCGGCTCTGCGAACCGTAAGCGGCTTTGGTCAGGATTGCCGCCGTATTGCCTTGCTCGGTGATATGCTGGAGCTGGGCGCAGAGGCGGATGCGGCTCATGCTGAGGTCGGGCGGCAGGCCGCAGAATTGGGTTATGATCAACTGGCTGTCATTGGCAGCTTTGCGGAACAGGCTGCCCAAGGGGCCTGTAGGGCGGGGATGGCGGAAGAGCGAGTACATGTTTTTACAGATACGCACGGCATGGCTGACTGGCTCTATCAAGAGATGATTCAGTCTGGAGTGGTGGCGGGAGATTGGTTATTACTCAAGGGATCACGGGGGATGCGGATGGAGGTAGTGTTGCAGGAGATAGAACAGCGGTTTACCACCGGTATTAATGAAAAGGAATATCTATTATAG
- a CDS encoding ferredoxin family protein: MRNVKIDMEKCTNCRECVEVCPEEVFQLVNGNPVHIHKEKCIECDLCINICPEDAISVVAP, from the coding sequence ATGCGAAACGTAAAGATTGATATGGAAAAATGCACGAATTGTCGAGAGTGTGTTGAGGTGTGCCCTGAAGAAGTTTTCCAACTGGTGAACGGCAACCCCGTCCATATTCACAAAGAAAAATGCATTGAGTGCGATCTCTGTATCAATATCTGTCCGGAAGATGCTATCAGTGTCGTCGCCCCTTAA
- a CDS encoding Glu/Leu/Phe/Val dehydrogenase dimerization domain-containing protein produces the protein MFTNTRVESDLIVEYTDPVEGFKGWLVIDSMTHRLAAGGLRVQRGLTCECVQHLAATMTLKMRIAGIRADGAKSGIDYDPASPGKQEALFRFMRAIKPYMEERYSMGPDLNTTMPELDAVCQRLGLSSIKNAVARNQQLDDTAFAQRTALLAAPCGHATLGRLRSGAGLAASCLATLEFLGIPPQEGTVAIQGFGGLAAGAAYILHQAGVRIVGLADREKSLFSINGTPLDIPCLLASQEGGEKGIIPTAENPKAAYSDNTKIYDLPCDIFVPAAIEKAVDKEAAERIQVKAIASGANLAVTEEAEQILHKRAIPVIPDMVAGCGGSLSMEGLFGPDTMPTAEDVLAHVDQKTRKIVKAMLQRSQQDDISPREAALRLCAEAPLYPDSKPYVPLAEQIS, from the coding sequence ATGTTTACGAATACGAGAGTAGAGTCAGACCTTATTGTCGAGTATACTGATCCTGTTGAAGGTTTTAAGGGATGGCTGGTCATTGATTCCATGACCCATAGGCTTGCTGCTGGCGGCCTCCGGGTGCAGCGGGGGCTTACCTGCGAATGTGTTCAGCACCTTGCGGCCACTATGACCCTGAAGATGCGAATTGCCGGAATACGGGCGGATGGTGCTAAGAGCGGTATTGATTATGATCCGGCAAGTCCTGGAAAACAGGAGGCGTTATTTCGTTTTATGCGGGCCATTAAACCGTACATGGAGGAACGGTATTCTATGGGGCCGGACCTGAACACCACCATGCCTGAGCTGGATGCGGTGTGTCAGCGTCTTGGTCTTTCCTCTATCAAAAACGCGGTGGCAAGGAACCAGCAGCTTGATGATACTGCTTTTGCTCAACGGACAGCCCTGCTTGCCGCTCCCTGTGGTCATGCAACGCTGGGCAGGTTACGATCCGGTGCTGGTTTGGCTGCCTCCTGTCTGGCGACCCTGGAATTTTTAGGGATTCCTCCGCAGGAAGGAACTGTGGCGATTCAAGGGTTTGGTGGCTTGGCGGCAGGGGCTGCGTATATTCTCCACCAGGCCGGGGTAAGAATTGTCGGCTTGGCTGATCGAGAGAAAAGCCTGTTCAGTATCAACGGTACCCCTCTTGACATCCCTTGCTTGCTTGCCTCTCAGGAGGGCGGAGAAAAGGGAATTATTCCGACGGCGGAGAATCCTAAGGCGGCCTATTCTGACAATACAAAGATCTATGATCTTCCCTGTGATATTTTTGTGCCAGCAGCTATTGAAAAGGCTGTTGATAAAGAGGCGGCAGAGCGTATCCAGGTAAAGGCCATTGCCAGCGGTGCCAATCTAGCCGTCACTGAAGAGGCGGAACAGATCCTCCATAAACGTGCTATTCCGGTGATCCCGGACATGGTTGCTGGCTGCGGCGGTTCCCTGTCTATGGAAGGGCTATTCGGGCCGGACACCATGCCCACTGCTGAGGACGTTTTGGCCCACGTTGACCAAAAAACACGGAAGATCGTCAAGGCAATGCTGCAACGCAGTCAACAGGATGATATTTCGCCACGAGAGGCTGCTCTCCGTCTCTGTGCGGAGGCTCCGCTGTATCCTGATTCCAAGCCCTATGTGCCGTTGGCGGAGCAGATCTCCTGA
- the rsmH gene encoding 16S rRNA (cytosine(1402)-N(4))-methyltransferase RsmH — protein sequence MVPKPVFAEKEGRDLHIPVLFQEVMEWLRPCSSGCYVDGTLGLGGHTEMILEQSAPAGRVLGFEWDAQAARFAAERLAGFGDRFQLIPASYADMAEQLHNQGQGPVDGILVDLGVSSLQLDCPERGFSFREDAPLDMRMDIRQEVTAEQLVNRLTQEELADIFFYYGEEPQARRVARFIVEARVQQPLVTTRQLADLIALSIPKKYHPKKIHVATKVFQALRIAVNRELDNLTRLLTDGPKLLKRGARFCIITFHSLEDRIVKQAFVKSADYNVLTRKPVLPTADEVRNNSRSRSAKLRVAERL from the coding sequence ATGGTCCCAAAGCCTGTTTTTGCAGAGAAAGAGGGAAGAGATCTCCATATACCTGTCCTATTTCAGGAGGTCATGGAGTGGCTTCGCCCATGTTCTTCTGGATGCTATGTGGACGGCACCTTGGGTCTGGGCGGCCATACCGAGATGATTCTGGAGCAGTCAGCACCAGCGGGCAGAGTGCTGGGGTTTGAGTGGGATGCCCAGGCAGCGCGGTTTGCCGCAGAGCGTTTAGCTGGCTTTGGGGATCGGTTTCAGCTGATCCCGGCTTCGTATGCAGACATGGCTGAGCAGCTGCATAACCAGGGGCAAGGCCCGGTGGACGGTATTCTTGTTGATCTTGGTGTTTCTTCGCTCCAGCTTGATTGTCCTGAACGCGGGTTCAGTTTCAGGGAGGATGCCCCGCTGGATATGCGGATGGATATCAGGCAAGAGGTGACAGCAGAGCAATTGGTTAACAGGCTTACCCAGGAGGAACTCGCTGATATCTTCTTTTATTACGGGGAAGAGCCGCAGGCCCGGCGGGTGGCACGTTTTATTGTGGAGGCTCGGGTGCAGCAACCTCTTGTGACCACTCGGCAGCTTGCGGATCTTATTGCTCTGTCGATTCCAAAAAAGTATCACCCGAAAAAAATCCATGTTGCCACCAAGGTTTTTCAGGCCCTGCGCATCGCGGTGAATCGGGAACTGGACAATTTAACCCGTTTATTGACAGACGGGCCCAAGCTGCTCAAACGAGGAGCACGATTTTGTATCATAACTTTTCACTCATTGGAAGATCGCATTGTCAAGCAGGCCTTTGTGAAGTCAGCTGATTATAACGTGTTGACTCGTAAGCCTGTTTTACCGACAGCGGATGAGGTGAGGAATAATTCGCGGTCCCGCAGTGCAAAACTGCGGGTTGCAGAAAGATTATAA
- the mraZ gene encoding division/cell wall cluster transcriptional repressor MraZ, with translation MTKKKIVGLRFRSRSEHVLDAKGRLNIPSRFRDVLSEVYGNALIVTNWQKSLKAYPVVEWEALEEKLLTQGRSQPGMSAFVRYVISGVIECSLDKQGRILLPAPLRNEFGMSKEVVLNGMLDHFEIWDKGAWQNEVRRTREDFTSFREGLSSLGIL, from the coding sequence ATGACAAAGAAAAAAATTGTTGGGTTACGTTTTCGCAGTCGCTCCGAGCATGTTTTGGACGCTAAAGGGCGTCTTAATATCCCGAGTCGGTTTCGGGACGTGTTGTCCGAGGTCTACGGTAATGCTCTGATTGTCACCAATTGGCAGAAAAGCCTGAAGGCCTATCCCGTTGTTGAGTGGGAGGCCTTGGAAGAGAAGTTGTTAACCCAAGGCCGGAGTCAGCCCGGCATGAGTGCCTTTGTTCGTTATGTTATTTCCGGCGTTATTGAATGCTCGTTGGATAAACAGGGCCGGATACTTTTGCCTGCGCCGTTGCGAAATGAATTCGGCATGAGCAAGGAAGTGGTTTTAAACGGTATGCTTGATCATTTTGAAATTTGGGATAAAGGGGCTTGGCAGAACGAAGTTCGTCGTACCCGTGAAGATTTTACCAGTTTTCGTGAAGGCTTGTCTTCACTGGGGATCCTTTAA
- the panB gene encoding 3-methyl-2-oxobutanoate hydroxymethyltransferase has protein sequence MKKVTVKDFREMKGSGHAISMLTAYDASMARLLDQAGVDALLVGDSLGMVVLGYDSTVPVTMEEMLHHAGAVSRGTERALVIGDMPFGSYQVSVEQAIANGTRFLKEAGCDCVKLEGGEEVCDAVQGLVRAGVPVMGHIGLTPQTAGQLGGFKVQGKDMEAARRLLADAKALEAAGVFGITLEAVPAPLAKIITVEVAVPVIGIGAGPDCDGQVLVIHDMLGLFEKFTPKFVKQYCNLAPDIKQGVQAFIREIQDGSFPGEEHSFAAKEDFSDLLGSEKEEHTLSPA, from the coding sequence ATGAAAAAAGTAACTGTTAAAGATTTTCGCGAAATGAAGGGCAGCGGTCATGCCATTTCCATGCTCACTGCCTATGATGCCTCTATGGCCCGTCTGCTGGATCAGGCCGGAGTGGATGCCCTGCTGGTGGGGGATTCCCTGGGTATGGTGGTTCTGGGTTATGACTCCACGGTTCCGGTGACGATGGAGGAGATGCTGCACCATGCCGGGGCGGTCAGTCGGGGCACGGAACGGGCCTTGGTGATCGGTGATATGCCCTTTGGCTCTTATCAGGTCTCTGTGGAACAGGCCATTGCCAACGGAACCCGTTTCCTCAAGGAAGCAGGCTGCGACTGCGTAAAATTGGAAGGCGGGGAAGAGGTCTGTGATGCTGTTCAAGGGCTAGTTCGGGCCGGGGTACCGGTTATGGGCCATATCGGCCTGACTCCGCAGACCGCCGGTCAACTGGGCGGCTTTAAGGTGCAGGGAAAGGATATGGAGGCGGCCCGCAGGCTGCTTGCCGATGCCAAAGCCCTGGAAGCGGCCGGGGTATTCGGGATTACGCTGGAGGCGGTTCCTGCTCCGTTGGCAAAAATTATTACCGTGGAAGTCGCTGTGCCCGTCATCGGCATCGGGGCAGGCCCGGACTGTGATGGACAGGTGCTGGTTATTCACGACATGCTGGGTTTGTTCGAGAAGTTTACCCCCAAGTTCGTGAAACAGTATTGCAATCTTGCCCCGGATATCAAGCAGGGCGTGCAGGCCTTTATTCGGGAGATCCAGGACGGTAGCTTTCCGGGGGAAGAGCATAGTTTTGCAGCCAAGGAAGACTTTTCTGATCTGCTCGGATCAGAGAAAGAAGAGCATACCCTTTCTCCTGCCTGA
- a CDS encoding sensor domain-containing diguanylate cyclase, with the protein MPVEYTYIKNDGEGNRMRLEQESYEKIIQNLHDGLYLVNKDRIITYWNKAAAQISGFTAEEVLGKSCSDNILTHVDSEGNKLCTGICPLAATISDGTPREAKVYMHHKKGHRIPVSVRISTLTNDEGDIIGGIELFSDISSMSSNELRVKELEKLALLDNLTQLANRHYIEKEIQSRFEERKRYNVPFGILFMDIDNFKAFNDRYGHDVGDDVLRLVANTFVSNARAFDLYGRWGGEEFVGIIRNINYRDLETLGNRMRELVENSYLIHNEETLHVTISIGATLVDTEDNIENIIKRVDKLLYKCKEVGRNCLTMG; encoded by the coding sequence GTGCCAGTGGAATACACGTACATAAAAAATGATGGTGAGGGAAATCGGATGAGGTTAGAACAAGAGTCGTATGAAAAAATTATTCAAAATCTTCATGATGGCCTATATCTTGTAAATAAAGACAGAATTATAACCTATTGGAATAAAGCTGCTGCACAGATTTCTGGATTTACCGCTGAAGAGGTACTCGGTAAATCCTGTTCAGATAATATACTTACCCATGTTGATAGTGAAGGGAATAAACTTTGCACCGGAATATGTCCTCTTGCAGCAACGATTTCTGACGGAACTCCACGGGAAGCTAAAGTGTATATGCACCACAAGAAAGGTCATAGAATACCGGTTTCTGTTCGTATCAGTACATTAACCAACGACGAGGGAGATATAATAGGCGGGATTGAATTATTTTCAGATATCAGCAGTATGTCAAGTAATGAACTGAGAGTGAAAGAGCTTGAAAAGCTGGCCCTTCTTGACAATCTTACTCAATTAGCAAACAGGCATTATATTGAGAAAGAGATCCAGAGCAGATTTGAAGAAAGAAAACGTTATAATGTACCATTCGGTATCTTGTTCATGGATATTGATAATTTTAAGGCGTTCAATGACAGATATGGCCATGATGTGGGTGATGATGTCCTTAGACTTGTTGCAAACACTTTTGTTTCTAATGCCAGAGCGTTTGATCTTTATGGTCGTTGGGGAGGAGAAGAGTTTGTTGGTATTATACGTAATATAAATTATCGTGATCTTGAAACTCTTGGCAATAGAATGAGAGAACTTGTAGAGAACTCCTATCTAATCCATAATGAAGAAACGTTGCATGTTACAATCTCCATTGGTGCCACACTCGTTGATACTGAAGATAATATTGAAAATATTATAAAAAGGGTTGATAAGCTTTTGTATAAATGTAAGGAAGTCGGGAGGAATTGTTTGACAATGGGTTGA